In the genome of Taurinivorans muris, one region contains:
- the pheS gene encoding phenylalanine--tRNA ligase subunit alpha: MDIQSQLGNLANELEKALAAISSLQELEAQRVNFLGRKGHLAQIMSRLPELSPEERPAFGQAANAVKNKLTAMLEERRISMEQEKEAALLANFDATLPGRKPWQGSLHPITRAMEEVTSVFQNMGYQIVTGPEVDTDFHCFEALNMPPEHPARDMQDTLYIQDKVVLRTHTSTMQVRTMLKNKPPLAIIAPGKVYRRDSDLTHTPMFHQIEGLVVDKHITMADLRGTLTAFLQTVFGKQTKVRFRPSFFPFTEPSVEVDMSCTQCAGKGHLADGSPCRICKTTGWLEILGAGMVDPAVFESVGYDPKEITGFAFGLGVERIAMLKYGITDLRINFENDMRYLSQFTGA, translated from the coding sequence GAATTGGAAAAAGCTCTTGCCGCAATAAGCAGCCTGCAGGAGCTTGAGGCGCAGCGGGTGAATTTTCTTGGCAGAAAAGGACATTTGGCTCAAATCATGTCACGCTTGCCGGAACTTTCCCCTGAAGAACGTCCCGCTTTCGGACAAGCTGCGAATGCTGTGAAAAACAAACTGACCGCCATGCTTGAAGAACGCAGGATATCCATGGAACAAGAAAAAGAAGCGGCTTTGCTCGCAAATTTCGATGCGACGCTCCCCGGCAGAAAACCGTGGCAAGGTTCACTGCACCCGATCACCCGCGCCATGGAGGAAGTGACTTCCGTTTTTCAAAATATGGGTTATCAAATTGTCACTGGTCCGGAAGTCGACACCGATTTTCATTGTTTTGAAGCGTTGAATATGCCTCCTGAACACCCCGCCCGCGACATGCAGGACACACTCTATATTCAGGACAAAGTGGTTCTGCGTACCCATACTTCGACCATGCAGGTCCGTACCATGCTCAAGAATAAACCGCCGCTCGCCATTATCGCTCCGGGAAAAGTGTACCGCCGCGATTCCGACCTCACCCATACCCCCATGTTCCACCAAATCGAGGGATTGGTTGTTGACAAACATATCACCATGGCTGATTTGCGCGGCACACTGACAGCATTTTTGCAAACCGTTTTCGGCAAACAGACGAAAGTGCGTTTCCGTCCGAGCTTTTTCCCATTCACCGAACCGAGTGTTGAAGTGGATATGAGCTGCACCCAATGCGCAGGCAAAGGACATTTGGCAGACGGCTCCCCCTGCCGTATCTGCAAAACCACCGGCTGGCTCGAGATCTTAGGCGCCGGCATGGTCGACCCCGCCGTTTTTGAATCTGTCGGCTACGACCCGAAAGAAATTACGGGCTTCGCTTTCGGACTCGGTGTGGAACGTATTGCCATGCTCAAATACGGCATTACTGATTTACGTATTAACTTTGAAAATGATATGAGATACTTGTCCCAGTTCACGGGGGCATAA